The following nucleotide sequence is from Trichormus variabilis 0441.
AGATGATCACCGCAAATTTGAGGCTGGTAGTTTCTATCGCCAAAAAATATCAGCGCCGTAACTTAGAGTTCTTAGATTTAGTTCAAGAAGGTGCGATTGGCTTGCAAAGGGGGATAGAAAAGTTTGACCCTAATCGTGGTTACAAGTTGTCAACCTACGCATATTGGTGGGTAACGCAAGCAATTACCAGAGCGATCGCCGAAAAATCTCGCACAGTCAGGCTACCGATTCACGTTAACGAAAAACTCAATCAAATTAAGAAGGTACAGCGAGAATTTTTTCAAACGCTAGGTCGCCGTCCTAGTGTGGCAGAAATTGCCCAAAAATTAGAGTTAGAACCCAGCCAAATTCGAGAATACCTCAAGGTTGCCAGTGGGACGATTTCTCTAGATTTAAAGGTAGGGGATAACCAGGAAACAGAATTGAGCGAACTTTTAGCCTCGGAGGGTGTTTCGCCAAATGAAAATACTACTCACGAAATGTTGCGCCAAGACCTAAGTGATTTGTTAGCATCACTCAAACCGATGCAACGCGAAGTATTAATTTTACGCTTTGGTTTGTTGGATAATCAAGAGCAAAGTTTAGCCCAAATTAGCGAAAAGCTAAATCTTAGCCGAGAGCGAGTGCGCCAAATCCAGCAAAAAGCAATGACTGCTCTGCGTCGTCAACAGCCATCGATTGGGCAGTATCTCACTTCTTGAAACCGATATTTTCTCTGTGTGTCAGTTAGTGAAAGAAATACTGTTGTACATCGCTTTATTTTAAAGACAAAAAATAGCAAGATTGAATGGTGTAGCTTGATATTTTGATTCTAGAAATCTAAAGGTATATTATGAATATTAACTATCAAAAAGCCGCATTTTGCGATCTAAATCTTGTTTTGGAACTAGTTGAAGAGTTTCATGAAACTGAAAAGTTACCATTTGACAAAACTAGCGATCGCCATGTACTTGTACAGTTTTTGAGCAATGACTTTTTTGGACAAATATGGTTGATTAAGCAAGACAATGAGGTCATTGGCTATATTGTTTTGACGCTAGGTTACAGCCTTGAATACCGAGGTCGAGATGCTTTTATAGATGAATTTTATCTTCGTCCAAAGCATCGAGGACAAGGTATTGGTACGCAGACTTTGATGTTTGCAGAGAAAATTTGCCATAGTTTAGGAGTTCAAGCCCTTCATCTAGAGGTAGATTTTGAAAACCCAAAAGCCCAACGCCTTTATCATCGAGTTGGCTATCAAAAACACGAGCGTTTTCTAATGACGAAGCTCCTGAATGGAGAAGTTTGAATAAGGATTCAGCACTTTAGGGAAGCATCATAGGCTTTCCAATTCTTAACTTTATACTGTGCTTTCGTCTTCATCTCTGGGCGCTTGCGGCGAGCGAACATAGGCGATAGGTAAAATTTACCATTTTGTCTATTTACGCAACAACGCCTTTTAAATTAGATAATATTTCTCATCTTGATATAAATATTTACTATAATCTACAAAGTATTTAATGAAACTATTAGATGAATATAAATTATTTATAATAATACCTTCTGATTCTAACTTATTCTTTTGATTAGGAGAATATTTTGTCAAATAGCCTTGAGAATCTAATATTCTATGTATTGGATAATTATCGTCTGATGCCTTTTTAAGATATGTAGGGATAGCTCTAATATAGCTTTTATCTACTCCAATTGCTTCAAGTATATGTTTGTATGTAACTACTTTACCTGCGGGTATTTTTACGATAAATTCAAGAAAGCGTTCATAAGGATTTTCAGATAAGGCTGGAAATTTACCAGTTTGAATTTGAAAATCATTTCCCACACGAATAAAGCCTGAATTAATAACTACACCTAAAATTCCTCTTTTAGCGTGGAGACTTTTTAAAGTATCAACTAAATGCGCTATACGTTTACACGGTTCACAATAAAAAGTTAAGCGAATAGCGGCCCCACTATCAAAACTTATTACAGAACCAGGAATGAAATCATTAGATTTTATCTCTGAAACAACAATATTTTCTCGGAATTTTCCTGGTGGAATTCCGAAGTCTACAATATCTTCATACTTAACAATTAAGACTTGTCTGGGACTAATGGGATTAGCATTGACATCTTCTTCAATACCATGACCGATTTTCAAGTTGATTTCTTCAACTTCCTTCATGGCTAAACCCTGCCTCTGTTTGATGAAAAGATGTAAAATATAACTGTTATTACTAGACATACGCTGATAATTAACCTAAAAATGAATATTGAATGTATTTCTCTTAAAAACATCAAAATACAACAAAATGCAATACTACAAGAGATTTTATATTTAGCATCAGATTCTAATTTTGGTTTAAAACAAATACAACCACTACATCAAACTCTAATCACAAAAGCACTAGTAATTGAAAAAATATTTGCTCAACAAAAAGCAACGCCAGCATCTCTGACTTATCACTCTCGTAAAATATACTCGTGGATAAAGTTTTTGACAGATAAACATTATCTACAACTGCATCTGAAAAATACTGGTTATCTGTTAGAAACCGCTAAACATATTTTGAGTATACATGATCAAGAACCACGGCAATTAACGATTGCACTAACTAATTTATCCGGGCTATATAAAAGTAAAATGTCTACTAGTGCAGCTAGTATCATGATTAGTGAAGGCTTTATAAATGCACCAAATGAAGTATTGCAAGCGTTAGTAGAATCTACTCTTCTTGGTAAGAGTAAAAATAATACCCAACTTATTCGCTCATTTGCTAGTACAGAAGAATACACTAATGTTTTATTAGAGCTTGATTTAATTGCTGATGTAATGGCGGAAAATCCACAAGGTAAGTCTTATAATCTTGATGAGTTATTTGATAAAGTCAATTATGAATATTTTTCTGCCAGTCTTGCTAAACCACGTCTAGCATGGAGTCGAATTAATACTTACCGTAAATTAGGACATTATGAGTCAGCTAGAGATAGGGTAGTGATCAGCTTGACTCTTGATGATACTAAAATACCTGAGTTTGTAGTTGAATTTATCTTATATCACGAATTGTTACATAAATATCATGGTACGCACTGGGTTCAGGGAAGAAGAATGGTTCATACTAAAGAGTTTCGCGCCAGTGAACGCCAGTTTAAATTTTATAACGAAGCATTGGAATGGTTGAAAAAATCATCAAAACCTCCCATTCCTTTCACCGCTTATCCTGGCAAGGAAAGCGGTGAAAGGAATGGGAGGTGAATTGAGAAACGTCCCATGAACCCATTTTTGTGTTAGCAAAAACAGTGAATGGGCAGCCCGTGCAATTCACAAATACCCTATATGCCATAAGCGTAACCATCCTTTTTATGAATAGTTTTACAGTATTTATGAGAGATACCTTGGATTAGTCCTTTTGCAGTTGATATATTAAAACTACCTGTGGCACGAGTAGCAATTCTACCAACATAAGTACCAACTTTTTTACCTTTAGTAACAACGGCTTTAACAATATCTCCAGTCTGAAATCCAAAATGGAATTTAGTTCTAGAGCAATGGCGAACAGGTAACCCATATTTATCGGTACGACATGATTGTCTTGTACCATGACCATTAGCGGTAATTAATAATGGTTTGATACCTTTGATTTTAAGTATTGGTGTTGATGCACCAACGCAACAAGCGTCCAGCCAGTGGGATTTATTTAATGCCTGTTGAGTTCTATTGAATTTAGTTAGTCCGCCAGAACCAGTTTCTATTGGTAAGCCAGTAGATTTTAAAGCATATAATAATGCAAATCGAGTTGCATTAACTGCGGCTGCATCTGCTAATGGCTTTTTAGTTAATGCCAAGATTTTCTCTAATCGAGGTTTATCTTTTTCAAGGTAATCTCTGATATCTTGATTACCTTTTCTCAGGTTACATTTCTCACAACTTAGGGTAAGGTTTGTAATTGAGTTTGACCCGCCCTTACTTTTGGGGTGGATGTGTTCAATTTGTAGTGGAACATCTTTAATTCCACAGTAAGCACATTCTCTATTCCATTTTTCAAGTAGGTACTGACGAGTTTCAAAGCCAGCTAACGTACCCTGTTGGTATTCTTTCCCTTGAATATCAGGACGGCGAATTAGCTGCATGTCAAACTTTACTAATTCCTGACTAATGGCTGTAATCGGTGCAACTTTTCGTAATTTACTAACCCAAGTTTTGATATTCTCAACCCTACTTTGTAAGCTTGGTGCTAACCATCCTTCGGGCTTAGTTCTATTGAGAAATCTAGGTTGACGATATCTAGTTTTTCTATTCCTTCTACTCCTACGTAATTGCCTTCTAGATGTTATTGCATCCCGAATAGCAAAGCCTCTATGCTTTAATTCGGCAGCAAATACCACCTCATCATTAGCGTCGTTTATGATTGCTATACCTGTGGTTTTAGCTCCAGGGTCTAGCTTTAACCTGAGCGGAGATACATTAGTGTTAACATTTGACTCTTTCACAATAATTGTGAATGGAAACCGTTTAAATACTGCTGCTTTTCCACTCCTTAATAATTGTCTTGCCTGTGCTGGATGAATTGGATTTAATGGTCTTTTTTCCTTATTAATTACAAACACTTTGCACATAATGCGCCTCCAATTTCTTGGGTAATGTTAGCCTGGACAATGATTTAAAGGCTTTTTATGTCAACAGCACTGGCTTAACCCATTAGACCTGTTTAACTGTTGACCCTAGAGCTACAAACTGGCTACGCATTTGCAGGTAGGATGACCTAAAAATCGTAGTGATTTAACACTTAGTCGGGTAAACTTTGGGCTTTAAAAGCCCCCACCATATTGCTCTTAGCAATAATTGGTGGTGGGTTGTTTACCTGGATGAACTTCGCACTATAAAAGTAATCGAAGAGTCTTAATTTTCTGATGTCGGTGTAAACTGTGCAAACAACTCTGCTCCTGTCAGGTTCCTAGTTTCATTAGCAAAAGAGTAATATTCGGGCTTTTCGTCGATAAAAACCTGATGTTCAAAAATTAGACCTTCTGTGTTATCGAAGAGTCCAGCAGGTATGAAGTATTGATTATTTTGTTTCAATCTGTAAAATAGATGGCTGCCACACTTCTGACAGAATCCACGTTCCGCCCATTCGGAAGATTGATAAACGCCGATATTTTCTGTACCCTCAAAACTAACATTACTGCCACACTCAATGGCGAACATTGCTCCTCCACCCCACTTTCTACACATACCACCATGACAAGCTCCCACGATATTACTCATATTTGTTGTGGATATGTTTACCGCTTTACATAGACAACTACCTTTGACAACATTAGACATATTCTTTGCCCCTATAGCTTGAATCATCATTATTCGATTGTAGCAAGTGCCTTGTTAAGTTAAGTGAACTATGGTGATCGCCTTCTTATGATCGCCATAGTTCACTTCACAGTGTTTGAATGATATGGAATGGAAAATTCTGGCTCGCAATCTTATTGAGCCACTGCGTTGTGGAGGTTTCCTCCCTTGTAGCAAGTGGCGTTGAGACTAAGGATTTAACAATAAAGGAGCCAATGATTTCAAAACTCTAAGCTCTGTGTATAAAGAATTTCAAAGCAGGAATGTACAAATCTTTTGGTTAAGCTAATGTAAAAATAAAATAGCAGAATCAACAATTCAAACATCCAATTGATGGGCGTAATTACAAGTAATTAAAGAAGGTGACTATGACCAAACAATACATGGATTATTTAGAGTCAGTTGTTGACCAATTAACATTGGCAGCAGTTTTAGAGATGTTAGAACGAATTTGTCATAAAAAAGCCGAAAATTTGAGAACTCACTGGCAAGATGAAAATTCTGCCAAGCTTTGGGACAAAGCTGCCAGACAGATAGAACAGATAAATATTGATGTTTAATTCAGAAATATTGGGCGTTGTTGCGTGAATAAGCAAAATGGTAAATTTTACCTATCGCCGATGTTCGCTCGCCGCAAGCGCCCTGCATATGAAGACGAAAGCCTAGTACAAAGTTAAAAATTGGAACGCTTATGATGCTGCCCTCAAGCAACTAGGCAGTATAACTTTCGCTTGTGAATGAAGAGACCATCGAGCAGTGGCGCAATCAGCAAAAAACAGGGAAAAAGGTGGCAATCAAAGTAAGCTCCAAACCATTCTGGCTGGAATTGGAAGTAGCTTAACGTTCTTTCATCACTCTGGATAGATAAAAATAATTGTGCCTCAAATTTATCCAGAGTCGAATGTAATGTAAGCACAAAATTCATTGATGATATTTCGTTAAGATTGTCAACACAATACCAATGGCAAGTAATTTAGAACAAGTAAGTTTAGAGTCTAAAAGACTGATTCTACAAGTGATTTCCTGGGAATATACAGAAAATGTATTTCGAGAATTTACCAGGGAAATTACCACCTTTATGTATCCAAAGCCAGCATCTAGTCTTAGTGAAACTGAAAAGATAATCAGAGATATGATTATACAACGAGAAAATCACACTGACCTAGTATTAGTAATTCTTAAGAAAGATAATTTAGAATTTTTAGGAATTTGCGAGGTTGGTGCTATAGATACTCATACACCGGAGTTAGGAATTTGGCTTAAGAAATCCGCTCATAGTCATGGTTTTGGTAGAGAGGCAATTGATATACTAAAAAACTGGGTAGATAAAAATTTGGAATACAATTATCTTTCCTACTCTGTTGATAAAAGAAATATCCCCAGTCGGAAAATAGCAGAAAGTATTGGCGGCAAAGTAGTTCGGGAGTTTCAACAGATTAACAAGAGCGGTAATCTTCTTGATGAGGTTGAATACAGGATTTATAAATAAACGGCATCTCCGGCTAAATACGCAAAAAATACTTTTAGAATTGTTAAAATTATCGTATCTCTCCAAGCCCAGTAAATACTTCCCCGCTAACCCTTGCGGGTGTAGCGAGGGGATGATGTCAAAAATTATGGTTGGGATGCTGAATTAGACTTCTTCTTTGCTGCCAAACAAGACTTTAATTCGTTGTTCAATCTCTTCGGATGAAACATCCTCTTGATGAGTCGCAATCCACCAATAATTTCCGTTTGGGTCTTTCACAGCCGCATGGCGATCACCCCAAAATTCATCATTTGGCTGCATCATTGAGATAGCACCCGCTTTGAGAGCATTGTCATAAGTTGTGTCAGTATTCTCCACATAGAGGTAAATGGAGCTTGGCATTGGCTTAAATTCACACCTTGCTTCACTCACCATTATTACTGAGTCGCCAATTTTGACTTCAGCATTCATGATGCTGCCTTCTGGATGTAAAGTACGACGAATTTCCTTGGCTGCAAAACCCTGTTTGAGAAACTCGATTAAGGTTGCTGCGCCTTCGACAAAAAGATACGGTGTAACAGTATGATAACCGGATGGAATAGGTTTAACTGCCATAATTGTTGCAGAGATAAAATAGTACAAATGTATTGTATTTCAGGCTAACTACATTTTCTGCAATCTTAAAACTCTGTATCAATTACCCTAGACATCTCCGAAAAAGAAGCTGAAACCTTTATCTTGTCTTGGTGAAAACCTAATTTCTGGGGATGTCTCCTATATATCAATTAAACAAATCCAAATCTGTCACAGCCCCAAGACTGCTAGAAGATACCAATTTGGCATATTTCGCCAACACGCCTTTAGTGTAACGTGGTACAGGAGGTTGCCAATTAGCATGACGACGAGCTAATTCATGATCAGATATGTTCAACTGCAAGAGACGTGCAGGTGCATCAATGGTAATACTATCGCCTTCTTCTACAAGAGCGATTGCACCACCCACGGCTGCTTCTGGAGCAACATGACCAACTACCATACCGTAAGTACCGCCAGAAAAGCGCCCATCGGTAATTAATCCCACCGCATCACCCAAGCCAGCACCAATAATTGCCGAAGTGGGAGCCAACATTTCTCGCATTCCAGGGCCACCCTTGGGCCCTTCGTAGCGGATAACCAAAATATCACCAGCTTGAATT
It contains:
- a CDS encoding RpoD/SigA family RNA polymerase sigma factor, whose protein sequence is MSSLSSDLIRIYLQEIGQFPLLTSDQEITYGRQVQQMIAIQEQQQQLSQQLHREPTTAELANFLNTTQAQVNQILELGQRAKQKMITANLRLVVSIAKKYQRRNLEFLDLVQEGAIGLQRGIEKFDPNRGYKLSTYAYWWVTQAITRAIAEKSRTVRLPIHVNEKLNQIKKVQREFFQTLGRRPSVAEIAQKLELEPSQIREYLKVASGTISLDLKVGDNQETELSELLASEGVSPNENTTHEMLRQDLSDLLASLKPMQREVLILRFGLLDNQEQSLAQISEKLNLSRERVRQIQQKAMTALRRQQPSIGQYLTS
- a CDS encoding GNAT family N-acetyltransferase, which codes for MNINYQKAAFCDLNLVLELVEEFHETEKLPFDKTSDRHVLVQFLSNDFFGQIWLIKQDNEVIGYIVLTLGYSLEYRGRDAFIDEFYLRPKHRGQGIGTQTLMFAEKICHSLGVQALHLEVDFENPKAQRLYHRVGYQKHERFLMTKLLNGEV
- a CDS encoding MGMT family protein, translated to MKEVEEINLKIGHGIEEDVNANPISPRQVLIVKYEDIVDFGIPPGKFRENIVVSEIKSNDFIPGSVISFDSGAAIRLTFYCEPCKRIAHLVDTLKSLHAKRGILGVVINSGFIRVGNDFQIQTGKFPALSENPYERFLEFIVKIPAGKVVTYKHILEAIGVDKSYIRAIPTYLKKASDDNYPIHRILDSQGYLTKYSPNQKNKLESEGIIINNLYSSNSFIKYFVDYSKYLYQDEKYYLI
- the iscB gene encoding RNA-guided endonuclease IscB, with product MCKVFVINKEKRPLNPIHPAQARQLLRSGKAAVFKRFPFTIIVKESNVNTNVSPLRLKLDPGAKTTGIAIINDANDEVVFAAELKHRGFAIRDAITSRRQLRRSRRNRKTRYRQPRFLNRTKPEGWLAPSLQSRVENIKTWVSKLRKVAPITAISQELVKFDMQLIRRPDIQGKEYQQGTLAGFETRQYLLEKWNRECAYCGIKDVPLQIEHIHPKSKGGSNSITNLTLSCEKCNLRKGNQDIRDYLEKDKPRLEKILALTKKPLADAAAVNATRFALLYALKSTGLPIETGSGGLTKFNRTQQALNKSHWLDACCVGASTPILKIKGIKPLLITANGHGTRQSCRTDKYGLPVRHCSRTKFHFGFQTGDIVKAVVTKGKKVGTYVGRIATRATGSFNISTAKGLIQGISHKYCKTIHKKDGYAYGI
- a CDS encoding GFA family protein, translated to MSNVVKGSCLCKAVNISTTNMSNIVGACHGGMCRKWGGGAMFAIECGSNVSFEGTENIGVYQSSEWAERGFCQKCGSHLFYRLKQNNQYFIPAGLFDNTEGLIFEHQVFIDEKPEYYSFANETRNLTGAELFAQFTPTSEN
- a CDS encoding GNAT family N-acetyltransferase; translation: MASNLEQVSLESKRLILQVISWEYTENVFREFTREITTFMYPKPASSLSETEKIIRDMIIQRENHTDLVLVILKKDNLEFLGICEVGAIDTHTPELGIWLKKSAHSHGFGREAIDILKNWVDKNLEYNYLSYSVDKRNIPSRKIAESIGGKVVREFQQINKSGNLLDEVEYRIYK
- a CDS encoding VOC family protein; the encoded protein is MAVKPIPSGYHTVTPYLFVEGAATLIEFLKQGFAAKEIRRTLHPEGSIMNAEVKIGDSVIMVSEARCEFKPMPSSIYLYVENTDTTYDNALKAGAISMMQPNDEFWGDRHAAVKDPNGNYWWIATHQEDVSSEEIEQRIKVLFGSKEEV